The following coding sequences lie in one Mycobacterium sp. Z3061 genomic window:
- a CDS encoding amidohydrolase family protein — protein MNKDDLILISVDDHIAEPADMFDAHVPARYKHLAPRVVTEPDGVQQWYYGDIRGRNMGLNAVAGKPREMYNVDASRYDEMRPGCFNVDERVRDMNAGGQLAGLNFPNFTGFSGQVLNQGPDRDVNLVMINAYNDWHVDEWCAAYPGRFIPCGILPLYDVAEAAKEVKRLADKGCHAVTFSENPEALQMPSIHTSYWYPLFEAVCENRTVLCTHVGSASRSPMVSMDAPASVMMTASSMMSMFTFTELIWAQFWADFPELKFSLTEGDIGWMPYFLWRAEHVYQRHSGWTLATFPPGYDGPLDVFQRHFYTCFISDKVGVRNMDWFNADMVCWESDFPHSDSNWPFAPEDVIETMGHLGDPVINKITHENAMAAYSFDPFRHIPKEHARAGQLRGQATDVDVVTHVGHQASQRDRDAWTRMTTFALQAQGATPVTAEATGIAGRATTLGN, from the coding sequence CTGCCGACATGTTCGACGCCCATGTCCCGGCCAGATACAAGCACCTCGCGCCAAGGGTGGTGACCGAACCCGACGGCGTTCAGCAGTGGTACTACGGCGACATTCGCGGCCGGAACATGGGGCTCAACGCCGTGGCCGGCAAACCCCGCGAGATGTACAACGTCGACGCTTCCCGCTACGACGAGATGCGGCCCGGCTGCTTCAACGTCGACGAGCGGGTACGCGACATGAACGCCGGTGGCCAGTTGGCCGGTCTGAATTTCCCGAACTTCACCGGGTTCTCCGGCCAGGTGCTCAACCAGGGCCCGGACCGCGACGTCAACCTGGTGATGATCAACGCCTACAACGACTGGCACGTCGATGAGTGGTGCGCGGCATACCCGGGCCGGTTCATCCCGTGCGGCATTCTCCCGCTCTACGACGTGGCCGAAGCGGCTAAAGAAGTAAAGCGATTGGCGGACAAAGGCTGTCACGCGGTGACGTTCTCGGAGAATCCAGAAGCGCTGCAGATGCCCAGCATTCACACCAGTTACTGGTACCCGCTGTTCGAAGCCGTCTGTGAGAACAGAACGGTGCTGTGCACCCACGTGGGTTCCGCTTCCCGCTCACCGATGGTGTCGATGGATGCGCCGGCCAGTGTGATGATGACCGCGTCGTCGATGATGAGCATGTTCACCTTCACCGAACTCATCTGGGCTCAATTCTGGGCCGACTTCCCGGAGCTGAAGTTCTCACTCACCGAAGGCGACATCGGTTGGATGCCGTATTTCCTGTGGCGCGCCGAGCATGTCTACCAACGGCATTCGGGCTGGACGCTGGCCACCTTCCCGCCGGGCTACGATGGCCCGCTCGATGTGTTCCAGCGCCACTTCTACACCTGCTTCATCAGCGACAAGGTCGGCGTGCGCAACATGGACTGGTTCAACGCGGACATGGTGTGCTGGGAGTCGGACTTCCCGCACTCGGACAGCAACTGGCCGTTCGCGCCAGAGGATGTCATCGAGACGATGGGCCACCTCGGCGACCCGGTCATCAACAAGATCACGCACGAAAACGCGATGGCCGCCTATTCATTCGATCCGTTCCGGCACATCCCGAAAGAGCACGCCCGCGCCGGACAGCTGCGCGGCCAGGCCACTGACGTCGACGTGGTGACGCACGTGGGCCATCAGGCCAGCCAGCGTGACCGCGATGCGTGGACTCGGATGACGACCTTCGCTTTGCAGGCCCAGGGCGCGACACCGGTGACCGCGGAAGCGACTGGTATCGCCGGGCGAGCCACGACACTGGGTAACTGA
- a CDS encoding CoA transferase, giving the protein MAQQPPFTGWRVLELSNGIAASYAGKMFADAGADVVKIESEQGDSLRSWSAGGGPPGALFGYLAAGKKSVRGDDLHALLPSADVVLTDLTDGHTLDNIAAQKDPSTVVVTVTPFGTTGPYVDDQVLANEFILQALSGSTASRGWPGDEPVQAGGRLGEWLAGTFAAAVAAAAARHAARCGRGEIIDVSTYEAMAIAMGGLPAMSASVMGVDSQMNSRSLELPSIVPTADGMVGFCTITAQQFQDFLVLIERADLLDDAELASIEGRIARRDEFLGMVTQWTEGRTTQEIVDLATGFRIPVAPIGTPAALAAVDHFVQRGVFVESELGVLQPRVPYRADAFSTRSAGRPPELGEHSGSIDWPPRPEIAGRADPATLPLSDIRVADFTAFWAGPFATQFLGALGADVVKVEGVRRPDGMRFSAGRPPSWDQWWEWGPVFLCSNNNKRDVSIELGTGTGRAVALKLIAASDLVIENFSPRVMENFDLQWDAVSTVNPRAVMVRMPAFGLDGPWRDRVGFAQTMEQATGMAWITGHADGPPVIPRGVCDPIAGLHAAFAAVAALVVRDRDGVGVHVESTMVEAALNVAAEMLVEHSRNGIDLRRQGNRGPGASPQGVYRCQGDDEWVALAAIDDAGRVALADLLDRPELDSDEISWRDRADEIDKQITTWAAQRTVPDAVRFLRSVGVAAAPVRAPAGLLTDPHLLDRGFWERVDHPVVGSFLCTGMPFTFLGRPRHWIQRGAPRYGEHTSDVLSELGYSRAELAELTDSKITAARPAGL; this is encoded by the coding sequence GTGGCGCAGCAACCCCCCTTCACCGGGTGGCGCGTACTGGAGTTGTCCAACGGCATCGCGGCCTCCTACGCCGGCAAGATGTTCGCCGATGCCGGTGCCGATGTCGTCAAAATTGAGTCTGAACAGGGGGATTCACTGCGATCGTGGTCGGCCGGTGGTGGACCGCCGGGGGCACTGTTCGGGTACCTGGCCGCGGGCAAGAAATCGGTTCGGGGTGACGATCTGCATGCGTTGTTGCCGTCCGCCGACGTGGTTCTCACTGATCTGACCGACGGACATACCCTGGATAACATTGCCGCGCAGAAGGATCCGTCGACGGTGGTCGTCACCGTCACGCCGTTCGGAACGACCGGACCCTACGTCGACGATCAAGTGCTCGCCAACGAGTTCATCCTGCAGGCACTGTCCGGCTCGACAGCCAGCCGCGGTTGGCCGGGGGACGAGCCCGTGCAGGCCGGTGGGCGGCTGGGCGAGTGGCTGGCCGGCACCTTCGCGGCGGCGGTGGCCGCGGCCGCCGCGCGCCACGCCGCCCGCTGCGGACGCGGCGAGATCATCGACGTCTCGACCTACGAGGCGATGGCAATCGCAATGGGCGGCCTGCCCGCCATGTCGGCCAGCGTCATGGGTGTCGACTCCCAAATGAATTCCCGCAGCCTGGAACTGCCGTCGATCGTGCCGACAGCCGACGGCATGGTCGGCTTCTGCACCATCACCGCGCAACAGTTTCAGGACTTCCTGGTACTCATCGAGCGTGCCGACCTCCTGGACGACGCCGAACTGGCTTCCATCGAGGGGCGCATCGCGCGCCGTGACGAGTTCCTGGGGATGGTCACCCAGTGGACCGAGGGTCGCACCACCCAGGAGATCGTCGACCTCGCAACGGGATTCCGCATCCCGGTGGCGCCGATCGGCACCCCGGCGGCGCTGGCGGCCGTCGATCATTTCGTCCAACGGGGAGTCTTCGTCGAGTCTGAACTCGGCGTGCTGCAACCACGCGTGCCGTACCGTGCTGACGCATTCAGCACCAGGTCTGCGGGCCGGCCACCGGAACTCGGCGAACACAGCGGCAGCATCGACTGGCCGCCCCGTCCCGAAATCGCCGGCCGGGCCGATCCCGCAACACTTCCGTTGTCCGACATCCGGGTTGCCGACTTCACGGCTTTCTGGGCCGGACCATTCGCCACCCAGTTTCTCGGCGCGCTGGGGGCCGACGTAGTCAAAGTGGAGGGTGTACGCCGGCCCGACGGCATGCGGTTCTCCGCGGGCCGGCCACCCAGTTGGGACCAGTGGTGGGAATGGGGCCCGGTTTTCCTGTGCAGCAACAACAACAAGCGCGACGTCAGCATCGAACTCGGAACCGGAACCGGGCGCGCGGTGGCGCTGAAACTCATCGCCGCGAGCGATCTCGTCATCGAGAACTTCTCCCCTCGGGTGATGGAGAACTTCGACCTGCAGTGGGATGCCGTCAGCACCGTGAACCCCCGCGCCGTCATGGTGCGGATGCCGGCATTCGGGCTGGACGGACCCTGGCGCGACCGGGTGGGCTTCGCTCAGACCATGGAGCAGGCGACGGGCATGGCGTGGATCACCGGCCACGCCGATGGGCCGCCGGTGATTCCGCGCGGTGTGTGTGACCCGATCGCGGGTCTGCATGCCGCCTTCGCCGCCGTGGCGGCGCTGGTGGTCCGTGACCGCGACGGGGTCGGCGTGCACGTGGAATCCACCATGGTGGAGGCGGCGCTGAATGTGGCCGCCGAGATGCTCGTCGAACACTCGCGCAACGGAATCGACCTGCGCCGGCAGGGCAATCGCGGCCCGGGTGCCAGCCCGCAGGGCGTGTACCGCTGCCAGGGCGACGACGAGTGGGTGGCGCTGGCTGCGATCGACGATGCCGGCCGGGTGGCACTGGCGGATCTCCTTGATCGGCCGGAACTGGATTCCGACGAGATCAGCTGGCGGGATCGGGCCGACGAGATCGACAAACAGATCACCACCTGGGCGGCACAACGCACGGTGCCCGACGCCGTCCGATTCCTGCGTTCGGTCGGCGTCGCCGCGGCGCCGGTCCGGGCACCGGCCGGCCTGCTGACCGATCCGCACCTGCTCGACCGTGGTTTCTGGGAACGTGTCGATCATCCGGTGGTGGGCTCGTTTCTGTGTACCGGCATGCCGTTCACGTTCCTCGGCAGACCACGGCACTGGATCCAGCGCGGTGCCCCACGGTACGGCGAGCACACCAGCGACGTGTTGTCCGAGTTGGGTTACAGCCGAGCAGAACTCGCCGAGCTGACCGATTCGAAGATCACCGCGGCACGGCCGGCGGGCCTGTGA
- a CDS encoding thiolase family protein: MRQQRTAAIVGVYNTVQGRRLDGETSRGLAVKAVNGALDDAGLRLQDVDGVSAGPLSTALIYDLRVGPAWQGMGFGVGMITEAATAIEHGMADVVVLVAAQAGEYRDHEATAPWTRPENEFVAPWGMFTTAEFALIARRHMHVYGTTREQLSTVAATIRNNGSNNPEAVYYQRGPFTPSDITASRLIADPFHLLDCATTSEGGCALVVANLNAVETSGRPIYILGSGADFHGPSYQHPPAWDLAGRRGDHVNGVVGRNAADRAFAHAGIRREDVDVLELYDPFSFEIIRQLEAFRFCGDGEGGPFVADGHIAIGGSHPITTDGGTMSFSHAGANPQMMQRAVRAVQQLRGDAGTLQVPGARIALCSNGGAGALFTTVLLLGDEPR, from the coding sequence GTGAGGCAGCAGCGCACCGCGGCGATCGTCGGGGTGTACAACACCGTCCAGGGACGGCGACTGGACGGCGAAACCTCGCGCGGCCTGGCCGTCAAGGCCGTCAACGGCGCACTCGACGATGCGGGCCTGCGTCTGCAGGACGTGGACGGCGTCAGCGCGGGCCCACTGTCGACCGCACTGATCTACGACCTGCGCGTCGGGCCGGCCTGGCAGGGAATGGGTTTCGGTGTCGGCATGATCACCGAGGCCGCCACCGCAATCGAGCACGGGATGGCCGACGTGGTGGTGCTCGTCGCCGCCCAGGCAGGCGAGTACCGCGACCATGAAGCCACCGCGCCGTGGACGCGGCCGGAGAACGAATTCGTAGCGCCCTGGGGGATGTTCACCACCGCGGAGTTCGCCCTCATCGCCCGACGGCACATGCACGTCTACGGCACCACGCGTGAACAGCTGTCGACGGTGGCCGCGACCATCCGCAACAACGGGTCGAACAATCCGGAAGCCGTTTACTACCAGCGCGGTCCATTCACCCCGAGTGACATCACGGCATCTCGACTGATAGCCGACCCGTTTCATCTGCTTGACTGCGCGACCACATCCGAGGGCGGCTGCGCGTTGGTGGTCGCGAACCTGAACGCGGTCGAGACGTCCGGTCGGCCGATCTACATTCTGGGCAGCGGCGCCGACTTTCACGGCCCGTCGTACCAACACCCGCCTGCCTGGGATCTCGCGGGGCGTCGGGGCGATCACGTCAACGGCGTGGTGGGCCGAAACGCTGCTGACCGGGCATTCGCACACGCCGGAATCCGGCGCGAGGACGTGGACGTGCTCGAACTCTACGATCCGTTCTCATTCGAGATCATCCGCCAGTTGGAGGCGTTCCGGTTCTGCGGCGACGGTGAGGGCGGACCGTTTGTCGCCGACGGTCACATCGCCATCGGCGGTAGCCATCCGATCACCACCGACGGAGGGACAATGTCTTTCAGCCATGCCGGAGCCAACCCGCAGATGATGCAGCGCGCCGTTCGCGCGGTGCAACAGTTGCGCGGTGACGCCGGGACCCTGCAAGTGCCCGGTGCGCGAATCGCGCTGTGCAGCAACGGCGGAGCGGGCGCACTGTTCACCACCGTGCTGCTGCTGGGGGACGAGCCCCGATGA
- a CDS encoding OB-fold domain-containing protein, with amino-acid sequence MSLLRPQSGSVPHASSPVSAPFWEGCRSQELRYQHCTECSAVNFPPTEHCRQCLSPSLEWTRSNGTGEIYSWTVVHRPVTADFDPPYAPAIVTLDEGYQMLTNIVGIAAEALVIGMRVRVEFHSVGPDLTLPYFTGSA; translated from the coding sequence ATGAGCCTGTTGCGACCTCAGAGCGGATCAGTTCCGCACGCCAGCAGTCCGGTCAGCGCGCCGTTCTGGGAGGGCTGCCGTTCGCAGGAACTGCGCTACCAGCACTGCACCGAGTGCAGCGCCGTCAATTTCCCGCCGACAGAGCACTGCCGTCAATGCCTTTCACCGTCGCTGGAGTGGACGCGGAGCAACGGAACGGGCGAAATTTACAGCTGGACCGTGGTGCACCGTCCAGTGACCGCCGATTTCGACCCGCCTTACGCACCGGCGATCGTGACACTGGACGAGGGTTACCAGATGCTGACCAACATCGTCGGCATCGCAGCTGAGGCTCTGGTGATCGGCATGCGGGTACGGGTCGAGTTTCATTCCGTCGGGCCAGATTTGACGCTTCCGTATTTCACCGGGTCAGCATGA
- a CDS encoding SDR family oxidoreductase, with the protein MSDTALQGRRILVTGAATGIGAAAVAALSAAGARIAATYHRTPPPDDLTATWLQCDVRDADAVSSVVGRAAEVLGGLDVLVNAAGLWQPGIPGYIGAEEISFLLDTNVKATILTNQAAYAVMKDQQPKGGRIINFGSSEAVMGSPVSAVYAATKGAVQAWTRSAAQAWAHDKITVNALAPAVQTPGSNRFREFLGPDAAPLIDEQLKTRIPLGGALGDPARDLGPVLVFLAGPGSGFITGQLLAVDGGLIMVGG; encoded by the coding sequence ATGTCGGACACAGCCCTGCAGGGCAGACGCATTCTCGTGACGGGTGCCGCAACGGGTATCGGTGCCGCGGCGGTCGCCGCGCTGAGCGCGGCCGGCGCTCGGATCGCCGCCACCTACCACCGGACGCCGCCTCCCGACGACCTCACCGCGACCTGGCTGCAGTGCGATGTGCGCGACGCGGACGCCGTGTCGTCCGTGGTTGGCAGGGCGGCCGAGGTGCTCGGTGGGCTCGACGTCCTGGTCAACGCGGCGGGGCTTTGGCAACCCGGGATCCCGGGTTACATCGGCGCCGAGGAGATCTCGTTCCTGTTGGACACCAACGTGAAAGCGACGATCCTGACCAACCAGGCCGCCTATGCGGTCATGAAGGACCAGCAACCCAAGGGCGGCCGGATCATCAACTTCGGGTCGTCGGAAGCCGTGATGGGCAGCCCGGTCTCGGCCGTCTACGCCGCGACCAAGGGCGCCGTGCAGGCCTGGACGCGGTCGGCGGCGCAAGCCTGGGCCCATGACAAGATCACCGTCAACGCACTGGCGCCGGCAGTGCAGACACCGGGATCCAACCGGTTCCGGGAGTTTCTCGGGCCGGACGCCGCGCCGTTGATCGACGAGCAGCTCAAGACGAGGATTCCGCTCGGCGGCGCACTCGGTGATCCGGCGCGCGACCTCGGACCGGTGCTGGTGTTCCTGGCCGGACCCGGCTCCGGCTTCATCACCGGACAACTGCTCGCGGTGGACGGCGGCCTGATCATGGTCGGTGGCTGA
- a CDS encoding membrane dipeptidase translates to MAGLHTGAAVSVSMILWDQHTCLPLQADAEVGPLTRYRRRGGAFVSVNAGYSPHSFADTTALLRHFRSAVAAHPDLELAGTADEVSSIAGEGRIAVVFDLEDSRPLDDDLDNLAVLAALGVRTLLPTYNHANRAGSGCLDAVDGGLTGWGRSIVAEMNRVGIVPDGSHCSPRTGLDMCEISTGPVIYSHSCMRAVWDHPRNISDRQALACAATGGVIGITGVGIFLGPNTPTLEAMTRHLEYAVDLVGIDHVGISSDFSFDYDDFVAEVARNPHLFDDNYTRWGTIQWMPPGTLLTLAEHLDERGWGTADIAAVLGGNFLRVAQRAWAA, encoded by the coding sequence ATGGCCGGGCTGCACACGGGTGCGGCAGTATCGGTATCCATGATCCTGTGGGACCAGCACACCTGCCTGCCGTTGCAGGCCGACGCGGAAGTCGGCCCGCTGACCCGGTACCGGCGCCGCGGTGGCGCCTTCGTCTCGGTCAACGCGGGATACTCACCGCACAGCTTCGCTGACACCACGGCGCTGTTGCGTCACTTCCGGAGTGCGGTGGCCGCTCACCCGGACCTGGAGCTGGCAGGCACGGCCGACGAGGTGAGCAGCATTGCGGGCGAAGGCCGCATCGCCGTGGTCTTCGACCTGGAAGACTCGCGTCCCCTCGACGACGATCTGGACAACCTGGCCGTGCTGGCCGCGCTCGGGGTGCGAACCCTGTTGCCCACCTACAACCATGCCAACCGCGCCGGCAGCGGATGTCTGGATGCGGTCGACGGCGGCCTCACCGGCTGGGGGCGTTCGATCGTCGCCGAGATGAACCGGGTAGGTATCGTCCCGGACGGGTCGCACTGCAGCCCGCGCACCGGGTTGGACATGTGTGAGATATCCACGGGCCCGGTGATTTACAGCCACTCGTGCATGCGGGCGGTCTGGGATCATCCACGCAATATCAGCGACCGACAGGCGCTGGCCTGCGCGGCCACCGGAGGAGTCATCGGCATCACCGGCGTCGGTATCTTCCTGGGCCCCAACACCCCCACTCTGGAAGCGATGACACGACATCTCGAGTACGCGGTCGACCTGGTCGGCATCGACCATGTGGGTATCAGCAGCGATTTCTCGTTCGACTACGACGATTTCGTCGCGGAGGTCGCCCGCAACCCGCACCTGTTCGACGACAACTACACCCGGTGGGGGACGATCCAGTGGATGCCGCCGGGGACACTGTTGACACTCGCTGAGCATCTCGACGAGCGTGGCTGGGGCACCGCGGACATCGCCGCCGTCCTCGGTGGAAACTTCCTACGTGTCGCGCAGCGCGCCTGGGCCGCTTGA
- a CDS encoding alpha/beta hydrolase, translated as MPTIDISAGTIHYEATGPETGRPVVFVHGYMMGGQLWRRVSERLAERGLRCIAPTFPLGAHPEPLRPGADRSITGVAGIVADFHGALDLTDVVLVGNDTGGVVTQLVAVHRPERLGALVLTSCDAFEHFPPPILKPVILAAKSKKVFRAAMQAMRAPVARKRAYEGLAHSDIDALTQIWVQPALSDPAVAEDLRQFSLSLRTEVTTGVAARLPEIDLPTLIAWSGDDVFFELEDGRRLAATIPNARFEVIEGARTFSMVDQPGHLADLLSSVAVRA; from the coding sequence ATGCCGACGATCGACATTAGCGCCGGAACCATCCATTACGAAGCAACCGGACCCGAGACCGGCAGGCCCGTGGTGTTCGTGCACGGATACATGATGGGCGGCCAGTTGTGGCGCCGAGTCAGCGAACGGCTCGCCGAGCGTGGCCTGCGGTGTATCGCGCCCACCTTTCCGCTCGGCGCCCATCCCGAGCCGCTGCGCCCGGGGGCCGACCGGAGCATCACCGGCGTAGCCGGCATCGTCGCCGATTTCCATGGCGCGCTTGATCTCACAGATGTCGTGCTGGTCGGCAACGACACCGGCGGAGTGGTGACCCAACTCGTCGCGGTGCACCGCCCGGAGCGACTCGGCGCATTGGTGCTGACCAGTTGCGATGCCTTCGAGCACTTCCCGCCGCCGATCCTCAAGCCGGTCATCCTCGCGGCCAAGTCGAAGAAGGTGTTCCGGGCCGCAATGCAGGCCATGCGGGCGCCGGTCGCGCGCAAGCGGGCGTATGAAGGTCTGGCGCACAGTGACATTGACGCGCTGACCCAGATCTGGGTGCAGCCGGCATTGTCCGATCCGGCGGTCGCGGAGGATCTGCGCCAGTTCTCGCTGTCGCTGCGCACCGAGGTCACCACCGGGGTGGCTGCCCGCCTCCCCGAAATCGACCTGCCGACGCTCATCGCATGGTCGGGTGACGACGTCTTCTTCGAACTCGAAGACGGTCGCCGGCTCGCGGCCACCATTCCGAACGCCCGGTTCGAGGTCATCGAGGGCGCGCGCACCTTCTCGATGGTGGACCAACCCGGCCACCTTGCCGATCTGTTGTCATCGGTCGCGGTGCGCGCCTAG
- a CDS encoding TetR/AcrR family transcriptional regulator, with protein MEIKRRTQEERSAATREALISAARKLWGLRGYADVGTPEIATEAGVTRGAMYHQFSDKATLFRDVVEAVELDVMTRMATLVGSSGATTPADMIRASVDAWLEVSGDPEVRQLILLDAPAVLGWAAFRDVAQRYSLGMTEQLITEAINAGQLARLPVRPLATVLIGALDEAAMAIATADDQQGTRDEIRQVLHRLIDGMLEG; from the coding sequence ATGGAAATCAAGAGACGCACCCAGGAGGAGCGCTCCGCGGCAACCCGCGAGGCGCTGATCTCGGCTGCGCGGAAGCTTTGGGGCCTGCGTGGCTATGCCGACGTCGGTACTCCGGAGATAGCCACCGAGGCCGGCGTCACCCGCGGCGCGATGTATCACCAATTCTCGGACAAGGCAACGCTATTCCGCGATGTGGTGGAAGCCGTCGAACTGGACGTGATGACCCGGATGGCCACCCTGGTGGGTTCGTCGGGAGCCACCACCCCGGCTGACATGATCCGGGCCTCGGTGGATGCCTGGCTCGAGGTGTCCGGCGATCCGGAGGTGCGGCAGTTGATCCTGCTGGATGCGCCGGCCGTGCTGGGCTGGGCCGCCTTTCGGGACGTCGCGCAGCGCTACAGCCTAGGTATGACCGAGCAGTTGATCACCGAGGCGATCAACGCGGGTCAACTGGCCAGACTGCCGGTGCGCCCGCTGGCGACGGTGCTGATCGGTGCCCTCGACGAGGCGGCCATGGCGATCGCGACCGCCGACGACCAGCAGGGGACCCGCGATGAGATCCGCCAGGTGCTGCACCGGCTCATCGACGGGATGCTCGAGGGGTAA
- a CDS encoding DUF3558 domain-containing protein gives MSAFRDRLLAPALVAVLPLLAACAGGSRDAGGHASSSAATTPKQATHGPFFPECGGVSDQTLAQLTGVAGLVVTARNAVGCQWLVNGSISGPWFSFSWFRGSPIGRERKNEDLSRTKVDDITIDGHGGYIAVATDRLGTRLCDVSIQYQDDFFEWSIQFVRKPFPNPCDIATELARQTIARVK, from the coding sequence ATGAGCGCGTTTCGGGACCGCCTGCTGGCGCCGGCTCTGGTGGCCGTCCTGCCCCTGTTGGCCGCGTGCGCCGGCGGTTCACGCGACGCCGGTGGACACGCGTCCTCGTCGGCCGCAACCACCCCGAAACAGGCCACCCACGGTCCGTTCTTCCCCGAGTGTGGCGGCGTCAGCGACCAGACCCTGGCACAGCTGACCGGCGTGGCGGGGCTGGTGGTTACGGCCCGCAACGCCGTCGGATGCCAGTGGCTGGTGAACGGCAGCATCTCCGGGCCATGGTTCTCGTTCAGCTGGTTCCGCGGCAGCCCCATCGGCCGTGAACGAAAGAACGAGGACCTGAGCCGGACCAAGGTGGACGACATCACCATCGACGGCCACGGCGGTTACATTGCCGTCGCGACCGACCGGCTCGGGACCCGGCTCTGCGACGTCTCGATCCAGTACCAGGACGACTTCTTCGAATGGTCAATACAATTCGTCAGGAAACCCTTTCCCAATCCGTGCGACATCGCCACCGAACTGGCGCGCCAGACCATCGCCAGGGTGAAGTGA
- a CDS encoding PaaX family transcriptional regulator C-terminal domain-containing protein, with protein sequence MPAASGSRVRELIGDRPLSARSVLASALLGSDEARLPVSNLVAFASLFGISDGAARTCLWRMVSNGELSGDDGSYALAGRLADRRQRVDEAYRIDDVTAWDGTWELAIVSVERRTAADRLELRKAATALHLADFREGVWIRPDNLDPQRLSASRAVLDRQCTHFHGAATDITADRMRSLFALDGWADDARALIDAMETALERNSHDSSPENLTYEFALSIAVVRHLQLDPLLPAELVEEHWPGNALRGTYRLFDDSFKKRMNRVFEG encoded by the coding sequence ATGCCCGCCGCGTCCGGATCTCGTGTGCGCGAACTTATCGGCGACCGACCGCTCAGCGCACGTTCGGTGCTCGCATCGGCCTTGTTGGGCTCCGACGAGGCCCGGCTTCCGGTGTCGAATCTTGTCGCGTTCGCGTCCCTCTTCGGCATCAGCGACGGCGCCGCCCGCACCTGCCTGTGGCGGATGGTCTCCAACGGCGAACTCAGCGGGGACGACGGCAGCTACGCCCTGGCGGGGCGGTTGGCCGACCGCCGCCAGCGGGTCGATGAGGCCTATCGCATCGACGATGTCACGGCATGGGACGGCACCTGGGAACTTGCCATCGTCTCGGTGGAGCGCCGCACCGCGGCGGACCGCCTGGAACTGCGCAAGGCGGCGACGGCACTGCACCTGGCGGACTTCCGCGAAGGCGTCTGGATCCGGCCGGACAACCTGGATCCGCAACGGCTTTCCGCGTCACGCGCCGTGCTGGACCGCCAGTGCACGCACTTTCACGGCGCGGCCACCGACATCACGGCCGACCGGATGCGATCACTGTTCGCCCTCGACGGCTGGGCCGACGATGCCCGGGCACTCATCGACGCGATGGAGACCGCCCTTGAGCGCAACAGCCACGACAGTTCGCCCGAGAACCTCACCTACGAGTTCGCGTTGTCGATCGCAGTGGTCCGCCACCTTCAACTGGACCCCCTGCTGCCCGCCGAACTGGTGGAAGAACACTGGCCGGGCAACGCGCTGCGCGGCACCTACCGTCTGTTCGACGATTCCTTCAAGAAGCGGATGAACAGGGTGTTCGAGGGATGA